In Halorhabdus tiamatea SARL4B, a genomic segment contains:
- a CDS encoding DNA topoisomerase I — translation MRLIVTEKDNAARRIAEILSGDSASAERRNGVNVYRWGGQRVVGLSGHVVGLDFPPEYSEWRDVEPIELIDADVVTQPTRENIVATLHSLARKADEVVIATDYDREGELIGKEAYELIREETDAPVERVRFSSITDREVQKAFENPDEIDFDLAAAGEARQIVDLIWGAALTRFLSLSAKQLGNDFISVGRVQSPTLKLIVDREREIQAFDPEDYWEIVADLAKDGQGFEAQYFYDDDGSEAERVWEESAAEAAYADLAESGTATVTEVRRRTRTDDPPAPFNTTAFISAASSLGYSAQRAMSLAEELYTDGYLTYPRTDNTVYPEDLDPAELLGAFEGSYEFGDDAESLLAQEEIEPTRGDNESTDHPPIHPTGELPDRDEIGADAWEIYELVVRRFFATVAEPATWAHLRVVAEAAGRSLKANGKRLLEEGYHAVYPYSSAGETVVPAVEEGEELSIDDVELEAKQTQPPRRYGQSRLIQHMEQMGIGTKATRHNIVEKLYDRGYVEDDPPRPTKLAEAVVTAAEEYADHVVSEEMTAQLEADMTAIAEGEATLEEVTAESREMLGEIFEELRESREEIGEFLQKSLKADRTLGPCPECGEDLLIRRSRQGSYFVGCDGFPECRFTLPLPSTGEPQVMDDTCEDHDLREVKMLAGRDTFVHGCPRCKAEEADESEDRVIGDCPECGDSAAPEGQRNEGGEAAEGGGGELAIKHLRSGSRLVGCTRYPECDYSLPLPRRGEIVVTDQRCEEHDLPHIEIHDDGDDEPWELGCPICNYEEFQARNAVEDLEDLDGVGPATAEKLQDAGVGAPGDLRDVDPDAVAGEVQGVSADRIREWQEEIAA, via the coding sequence ATGCGCCTGATCGTCACCGAGAAGGACAACGCCGCCCGGCGGATCGCCGAGATATTGAGCGGCGATTCGGCGAGCGCGGAGCGACGGAACGGCGTCAACGTCTACCGGTGGGGTGGCCAGCGGGTCGTCGGCCTCTCGGGGCACGTCGTCGGTCTGGACTTCCCGCCGGAATACTCCGAGTGGCGCGACGTCGAACCCATCGAGTTGATCGACGCCGACGTGGTCACCCAACCCACGCGGGAGAACATCGTCGCGACACTGCACAGCCTCGCCCGCAAAGCCGACGAGGTCGTGATTGCGACAGACTACGACCGCGAGGGCGAACTCATCGGCAAGGAGGCCTACGAGTTGATCCGCGAGGAGACCGACGCGCCGGTCGAACGCGTCCGGTTCTCCTCGATCACCGACCGAGAAGTGCAGAAGGCCTTCGAGAACCCCGACGAGATCGACTTCGACCTCGCCGCCGCGGGTGAAGCACGCCAGATCGTCGATCTGATCTGGGGCGCGGCGCTGACCCGCTTCCTCTCGCTTTCCGCCAAACAGCTCGGTAACGACTTTATCTCCGTCGGCCGGGTCCAGAGCCCGACACTGAAGCTGATCGTCGACCGCGAACGCGAGATCCAGGCGTTCGACCCGGAGGACTACTGGGAGATCGTGGCCGACCTCGCGAAGGACGGCCAGGGCTTCGAGGCCCAGTACTTCTACGACGACGACGGCAGTGAGGCCGAGCGGGTCTGGGAAGAGTCAGCCGCCGAGGCTGCCTACGCGGACCTCGCCGAATCCGGGACGGCCACCGTCACCGAAGTTCGGCGGCGAACGCGGACCGACGACCCGCCCGCGCCGTTCAACACGACTGCGTTCATCTCCGCGGCGAGTTCGCTCGGCTACTCCGCCCAGCGCGCGATGTCGCTGGCCGAGGAACTGTACACCGACGGCTACCTGACATACCCGCGGACGGACAACACCGTCTATCCCGAGGATCTCGACCCCGCGGAACTGCTCGGTGCCTTCGAAGGCAGTTACGAGTTCGGCGACGACGCCGAGTCCTTGCTCGCCCAGGAGGAGATCGAGCCGACGCGCGGCGATAACGAGTCGACTGACCACCCACCGATCCATCCCACCGGCGAGCTGCCGGATCGCGACGAGATCGGCGCGGACGCCTGGGAGATCTACGAGCTCGTGGTGCGTCGGTTCTTCGCGACGGTGGCCGAGCCGGCGACCTGGGCTCACCTGCGGGTCGTCGCCGAGGCGGCGGGGCGGTCGCTGAAGGCCAACGGCAAACGCTTGCTGGAGGAGGGATACCACGCGGTCTACCCCTACTCTTCGGCCGGCGAAACTGTCGTTCCCGCTGTCGAGGAAGGAGAGGAGCTGTCGATCGACGACGTCGAACTCGAGGCCAAGCAGACCCAGCCACCACGCCGGTACGGCCAGTCACGGCTCATCCAGCACATGGAGCAGATGGGCATCGGGACGAAGGCCACGCGACACAACATCGTCGAGAAACTCTACGATCGGGGCTACGTCGAGGACGACCCGCCCCGGCCCACGAAACTCGCCGAGGCCGTCGTCACGGCCGCCGAGGAGTACGCCGATCACGTCGTCAGCGAGGAAATGACCGCCCAACTGGAGGCCGACATGACGGCCATCGCCGAGGGCGAGGCGACTCTGGAGGAGGTGACCGCGGAATCCCGGGAGATGCTCGGCGAGATCTTCGAGGAACTGCGCGAATCGCGCGAGGAGATCGGCGAGTTCCTCCAGAAGTCCCTGAAAGCCGATCGGACGCTCGGTCCCTGCCCGGAGTGTGGCGAGGACCTGTTGATCCGCCGGAGTCGACAGGGCTCGTACTTCGTCGGCTGTGACGGCTTTCCCGAGTGTCGGTTTACACTCCCGCTGCCGAGCACCGGCGAGCCACAGGTGATGGACGACACCTGCGAGGACCACGACCTTCGAGAAGTCAAGATGCTCGCCGGGAGAGACACGTTCGTCCACGGGTGTCCGCGCTGCAAAGCCGAGGAGGCCGACGAGAGCGAGGACCGAGTGATCGGTGACTGTCCTGAATGTGGCGACAGCGCTGCGCCGGAGGGGCAGCGAAACGAAGGCGGCGAAGCCGCCGAAGGGGGAGGCGGCGAACTCGCGATCAAACACCTCCGATCGGGCTCGCGGCTGGTCGGCTGTACGCGCTATCCCGAGTGTGACTACTCGCTGCCGCTGCCCCGCCGCGGCGAGATCGTCGTGACCGACCAGCGGTGTGAGGAGCACGATCTGCCACACATCGAGATCCACGACGACGGGGACGACGAGCCCTGGGAGCTGGGCTGTCCGATCTGCAACTACGAGGAGTTCCAGGCGCGCAACGCTGTCGAGGACTTGGAAGATCTCGACGGGGTCGGTCCAGCGACCGCCGAGAAACTGCAGGACGCGGGTGTTGGGGCCCCCGGCGACCTCAGGGACGTCGACCCGGACGCGGTCGCGGGTGAGGTACAGGGGGTCAGTGCTGATCGAATCCGCGAGTGGCAAGAGGAGATCGCTGCCTGA
- a CDS encoding DUF5789 family protein: MADDKRGRDKQAHDEERRQRERDLETALERGDEAEPPIPATELGELEDELETLSFPTTAADVVETVGDREIESPDGTYRLEELLPETDAEIFDSPAAVSVQVQRPTVAAAMKRIIEASDVLQDADFGGSRRDAYKKTLEALAAIEADDDDEGIDVITDWIVERIDEKGKLPGSRAVRREAAKFCRSNGYEVRVDEWLGI, from the coding sequence ATGGCAGACGACAAACGAGGCCGGGACAAACAGGCCCACGACGAGGAGCGACGACAGCGCGAGCGCGACCTCGAAACGGCACTGGAACGTGGTGACGAAGCCGAACCGCCGATCCCCGCGACCGAACTCGGTGAACTGGAGGACGAACTCGAAACGCTGTCGTTCCCGACGACCGCGGCCGACGTGGTCGAGACGGTCGGCGACCGCGAGATCGAATCGCCGGACGGTACATATCGGCTCGAAGAACTGCTGCCCGAGACGGATGCCGAGATATTCGACTCTCCGGCGGCGGTCAGCGTCCAGGTCCAGCGGCCGACCGTCGCCGCCGCGATGAAGCGCATCATCGAAGCGAGTGACGTACTCCAGGACGCCGATTTCGGTGGCTCTCGCCGCGATGCGTATAAAAAGACCCTCGAGGCACTCGCGGCGATCGAGGCGGACGACGACGACGAAGGGATCGACGTCATCACCGATTGGATCGTCGAGCGAATCGACGAGAAAGGTAAACTCCCTGGCTCCCGGGCGGTTCGCCGGGAAGCCGCGAAGTTCTGTCGATCCAACGGCTACGAGGTCCGCGTCGACGAGTGGCTCGGGATCTGA
- the gatB gene encoding Asp-tRNA(Asn)/Glu-tRNA(Gln) amidotransferase subunit GatB: MTAQAIQERDLAVVIGLEVHVQLETATKIFCGCSTDLEDAEPNTHTCPVCLGLPGSLPVLNEGAVEAAVRVGKAIDADIPEQTRFHRKNYYYPDLPKNFQISQYDAPICQDGELEFSVEGERRTVGIERAHLEEDPGSLQHAGGNIDTADYTLVDYNRAGVPLMEVVTEPDFRDASEVRAFLAKLEEVLEYLGVFDATRDGSLRIDANLSLVDASEVGDRGEIDDAVLADANRTEVKNISSHKGAEKALAYEAQRQKNAVERGREVEQETRHWDESRGITVSMRSKEEEKDYRYFREADLPPLEVSHWKAELSIPELPDARRERFGEEYGLDEEAASKLTTTKQVADFYEDLAAEFDPDLVATWVADELLGELNYRDMAITDVTDRFDEIERLVELVATEEITAKNARETVLRGMLDDGTDPDTVVEREGLGKTGGDELQSAVEEAIEENPDAVDDYHEGEGGAINFLVGQVMQKTGGSADPGDVNQLLRAELEE, translated from the coding sequence ATGACCGCTCAAGCCATCCAAGAGCGCGATCTCGCCGTCGTGATCGGGCTGGAAGTCCACGTCCAGCTCGAAACCGCGACGAAGATCTTCTGTGGCTGTTCGACTGATCTCGAAGACGCCGAGCCGAACACGCACACCTGCCCGGTGTGTCTCGGCCTCCCCGGATCGTTGCCGGTACTTAACGAGGGGGCCGTCGAGGCCGCCGTCAGGGTTGGGAAGGCCATCGACGCCGACATTCCCGAGCAAACCCGCTTTCACCGGAAGAACTACTACTACCCCGACCTGCCGAAGAACTTCCAGATCAGCCAGTACGACGCGCCGATCTGTCAGGACGGCGAGCTGGAATTCAGTGTCGAAGGCGAGCGCCGGACGGTCGGGATCGAGCGCGCTCACCTCGAAGAGGACCCGGGCAGCCTCCAGCACGCCGGCGGGAACATCGACACCGCCGACTACACCCTGGTGGACTACAACCGCGCCGGCGTCCCGCTGATGGAGGTCGTCACCGAACCGGACTTCCGGGACGCGAGCGAGGTCCGGGCCTTCCTCGCCAAACTCGAAGAGGTCCTGGAATACCTGGGCGTCTTCGACGCGACGCGGGACGGCTCGCTCCGGATCGACGCCAACCTCTCGCTGGTCGACGCAAGCGAGGTCGGCGACCGCGGAGAGATCGACGACGCCGTCCTGGCCGACGCCAACCGCACGGAGGTCAAGAACATCTCCAGTCACAAGGGCGCAGAGAAGGCCCTCGCCTACGAGGCCCAGCGACAGAAAAACGCCGTCGAGCGCGGCCGCGAGGTCGAACAGGAGACCCGACACTGGGACGAGTCGAGGGGGATCACCGTTTCGATGCGCTCGAAGGAAGAGGAGAAGGACTACCGGTACTTCCGGGAGGCCGATCTCCCGCCGCTGGAGGTTAGCCACTGGAAAGCGGAACTGTCGATCCCGGAACTCCCGGACGCCCGCCGGGAGCGCTTCGGTGAGGAGTACGGGCTCGACGAGGAGGCCGCTTCGAAGCTCACCACCACCAAGCAAGTGGCGGACTTCTATGAAGACCTGGCTGCCGAGTTCGACCCCGACCTCGTGGCGACGTGGGTCGCAGACGAGCTCCTGGGGGAACTCAACTACCGCGACATGGCGATCACCGACGTGACCGACCGGTTCGACGAGATCGAACGCCTCGTCGAACTCGTCGCGACTGAAGAGATCACGGCCAAGAACGCCCGCGAGACGGTCCTCCGCGGGATGCTCGACGACGGGACGGACCCGGACACGGTCGTCGAGCGCGAAGGGCTGGGCAAGACCGGCGGCGACGAACTCCAGAGTGCTGTCGAGGAAGCCATCGAGGAGAACCCCGACGCCGTCGACGATTACCACGAGGGCGAAGGCGGCGCGATCAACTTCCTCGTCGGCCAGGTAATGCAGAAGACGGGTGGATCGGCCGATCCCGGTGACGTCAATCAGTTGCTGCGGGCCGAGCTAGAGGAGTAG
- a CDS encoding DUF7518 family protein, whose translation MSDNRVEELEAKVRDLEATVEGLTDELVESKVRLRELENAVDDELGFEKPVTIETDVEDETASASAEATKSQEVEDTDDTETESDIIIA comes from the coding sequence ATGAGCGACAATCGCGTGGAGGAACTCGAAGCGAAAGTCCGCGATCTGGAAGCGACCGTCGAAGGCCTCACGGACGAACTCGTCGAGTCGAAAGTCCGGCTGCGCGAACTCGAGAACGCCGTCGACGACGAGCTCGGCTTCGAGAAACCGGTCACGATCGAGACTGACGTCGAAGACGAGACGGCATCGGCCTCGGCCGAAGCCACTAAATCCCAGGAGGTCGAGGACACGGACGACACGGAGACCGAATCGGACATCATCATCGCCTGA
- the smc gene encoding chromosome segregation protein SMC has product MYITEVVLDNFKSFGRKTRIPFYEDFTTISGPNGSGKSNIVDAILFALGLARTSGIRAEKLTDLIYNPGHQDGESPDREREASVEVVLDNADRTLSRSQVVSAAGSENVGDVEEITIKRRVKETDDNYYSYYYINGRSVNLGDIQDLLAQAGVTPEGYNVVMQGDVTEIINMTAGARREIIDEIAGVAEFDQKKAQAFEELEVVEDRIEEAELRIEEKETRLEQLEDERETALEYQKLRDEKEEYEAYQKAAELEDKRDDLDAVREEIADLEETLEQRRRELDEREGKVVRLEDELAELNAEIERKGEDEQLALKRDIEEIKGEIARLEDAIESAEEKRDEAEARRREAFVEIDRKQETIDDLAADIRETKVEKSSVKAEIDDLEVDLAAVEEEIEEVGAEYEEVRAELEDQKSSLEEAKERRNDLQREQDRLLDEARRRSNQQRDLESTIEDLEDSIPELDAEIDDLQEERRKAEANRETITDVIDDLAAEKRDLQAEIEAIDDDLEAARQEYAELEARAAESGDASYGRAVTTVLDGDLDGVHGTVGQLGGVDPTYATACETAAGGRLANVVVDDDGVGQRCIEYLKNRNAGRATFLPLTEMDNRSLPSLPSHDGVVDFAYNLVDFEAAYSGVFSYVLGDTLVVEDMATARELMGRYRLVTLDGELVEKSGAMTGGSSSGSRYSFSDSEGQLQRVAERITELEDERQAYREELGDVEERLEDARDRKSEAADQVREIQAEIERREREREETEERIEQRREELDEIEDEREAVSAEMDEIEADIESVESEIDDLEAEIAGLEAEIEDSRLPELTDEAESLESEIDEREDELDDLDAALNELQLEKQYAEDAIEDLHDEIETAQNRKAEQAERIEELNERVAEEESKLADKQDAVAELEAELADLKGDREDLRAELQAAQQERDEQKERVNEIESNVDGKRETESRLEWEIDELEDAVGEYDPEEIPNHHTVQTRIGQLEAEMERLEPVNMLAIEEYDEVEADLADLEDKRGTLVEEAEGIRDRIDSYEARKKETFMEAFESIDAQFRDIFERLSNGTGRLHLENEADPFEGGLTMKAQPGDKPIQRLAAMSGGEKSLTALAFIFAIQRHNPAPFYALDEVDAFLDAANADLVGEMVDELAGEAQFVVVSHRSAMLERSERAIGVTMQGDNVSSVTGIDLTEEVPADD; this is encoded by the coding sequence ATGTACATCACAGAGGTCGTCCTCGACAACTTCAAGAGCTTCGGACGAAAGACGCGCATCCCCTTCTACGAGGACTTCACGACGATCAGCGGCCCGAATGGCTCGGGCAAGTCCAACATCGTCGATGCGATCCTCTTCGCGCTCGGGCTCGCCCGCACCTCGGGGATCCGCGCCGAGAAGTTGACTGACCTCATCTACAATCCCGGCCATCAGGACGGCGAGTCGCCGGATCGTGAACGCGAGGCGAGCGTCGAGGTCGTGCTGGACAACGCTGATCGCACCCTTTCGCGGTCTCAGGTCGTCAGTGCTGCCGGTAGCGAGAACGTCGGCGACGTCGAGGAGATCACGATCAAACGTCGGGTCAAGGAGACCGACGACAACTACTACTCCTATTACTACATCAACGGTCGCTCGGTCAACCTCGGGGACATCCAGGATCTGCTCGCCCAGGCCGGCGTCACGCCCGAGGGCTACAACGTCGTCATGCAGGGCGACGTCACCGAGATCATCAACATGACCGCGGGCGCTCGCCGGGAGATCATCGACGAGATCGCGGGCGTCGCGGAGTTCGATCAGAAGAAGGCCCAGGCCTTCGAGGAACTCGAGGTCGTCGAGGACCGGATCGAGGAGGCTGAACTCCGGATCGAGGAGAAGGAGACCCGCCTCGAACAGCTCGAAGACGAGCGCGAGACGGCCCTGGAGTACCAGAAACTCAGAGACGAGAAAGAGGAGTACGAGGCCTACCAGAAGGCCGCCGAACTCGAGGACAAGCGCGACGATCTCGACGCGGTCCGGGAAGAGATCGCCGATCTAGAGGAGACCCTCGAGCAGCGACGACGTGAACTCGACGAGCGTGAGGGCAAAGTCGTCAGATTGGAGGACGAACTTGCCGAGTTGAACGCCGAGATCGAACGCAAGGGCGAGGACGAGCAGCTCGCGCTCAAACGCGACATCGAGGAGATCAAAGGCGAGATCGCCAGGCTCGAGGACGCTATCGAGAGCGCCGAGGAGAAACGCGACGAGGCCGAAGCCAGGCGGCGCGAGGCGTTCGTCGAGATCGACCGCAAGCAGGAGACCATCGACGATCTGGCGGCCGACATTCGCGAGACAAAGGTCGAGAAGTCCTCCGTGAAAGCCGAGATCGACGACCTCGAGGTCGATCTCGCGGCCGTCGAGGAGGAGATCGAGGAAGTCGGCGCGGAATACGAGGAAGTCCGGGCGGAACTCGAAGACCAAAAGTCGAGCCTCGAAGAGGCCAAAGAGCGACGGAACGACCTGCAACGCGAGCAGGATCGCCTCCTCGACGAGGCGCGCCGTCGCTCGAACCAGCAACGTGACCTCGAATCGACCATCGAAGACCTCGAGGACTCGATCCCCGAACTCGACGCCGAGATCGACGACTTACAGGAGGAGCGCCGGAAAGCCGAGGCGAACCGTGAGACGATCACGGACGTCATCGACGACCTCGCGGCGGAGAAGCGCGATCTGCAGGCCGAAATCGAGGCGATCGACGACGATCTGGAGGCCGCCCGACAGGAGTACGCTGAACTCGAAGCCAGGGCCGCGGAGTCCGGCGACGCCTCCTACGGCCGGGCAGTCACGACAGTGCTGGACGGCGATCTCGACGGCGTGCACGGCACGGTCGGGCAACTCGGCGGCGTCGATCCGACCTACGCGACGGCGTGTGAGACCGCGGCCGGCGGACGACTCGCGAACGTCGTCGTCGACGACGACGGCGTCGGCCAGCGGTGTATCGAGTATCTCAAGAACCGCAACGCCGGGCGGGCGACGTTCCTTCCGCTGACGGAAATGGACAATCGGTCACTGCCCTCGCTCCCCAGCCACGACGGCGTCGTCGACTTCGCGTACAATCTCGTGGACTTCGAGGCGGCGTATTCAGGCGTGTTCAGTTACGTCCTCGGAGACACGCTTGTCGTCGAGGACATGGCCACGGCCCGTGAGCTGATGGGTCGGTATCGCTTGGTCACGCTCGACGGTGAACTCGTCGAGAAGAGCGGCGCGATGACGGGCGGTTCCTCCAGCGGCTCGCGCTATTCCTTCTCCGACAGCGAGGGCCAACTCCAGCGCGTCGCCGAACGCATCACCGAACTCGAAGACGAGCGCCAGGCGTACCGCGAGGAACTCGGCGACGTCGAGGAGCGACTCGAAGACGCCCGCGATCGCAAGTCCGAGGCCGCCGATCAGGTCCGGGAGATCCAGGCCGAGATCGAGCGCCGCGAGCGCGAACGTGAGGAGACCGAGGAGCGTATCGAACAGCGTCGCGAGGAACTCGACGAGATCGAAGACGAACGCGAGGCCGTCTCCGCGGAGATGGACGAGATCGAGGCTGACATCGAGTCGGTCGAGAGCGAGATCGACGATCTGGAGGCGGAAATTGCTGGGTTGGAAGCCGAAATCGAGGATTCCCGGCTCCCGGAGTTGACCGACGAGGCCGAGTCGCTGGAGAGCGAGATCGACGAGCGCGAGGACGAACTCGACGATCTGGACGCGGCGCTGAACGAGCTCCAGCTCGAAAAACAGTACGCCGAGGACGCGATTGAGGATCTCCACGACGAGATCGAGACGGCACAGAACCGCAAGGCCGAACAGGCCGAGCGCATCGAGGAACTCAACGAGCGCGTCGCCGAGGAGGAGTCGAAACTCGCCGACAAACAGGACGCCGTCGCCGAACTCGAAGCCGAACTCGCCGATCTCAAAGGGGATCGCGAGGACCTCCGGGCGGAACTCCAGGCTGCTCAGCAGGAACGCGACGAGCAGAAGGAGCGAGTCAACGAGATCGAGTCGAACGTCGACGGGAAACGCGAGACCGAGTCCCGCCTGGAGTGGGAGATCGACGAACTCGAAGACGCCGTCGGCGAGTACGATCCCGAGGAGATCCCCAATCACCACACGGTCCAGACCCGGATCGGCCAACTCGAGGCGGAGATGGAACGACTCGAGCCGGTCAACATGCTCGCGATCGAGGAGTACGACGAGGTCGAGGCCGACCTCGCGGATCTAGAAGACAAGCGCGGGACACTCGTCGAGGAAGCGGAGGGGATCCGTGACCGGATCGACTCCTACGAGGCCAGAAAGAAGGAGACGTTCATGGAGGCCTTCGAGTCCATCGACGCCCAGTTCCGGGACATCTTCGAGCGACTCTCCAACGGGACTGGTCGCCTCCACCTCGAAAACGAGGCCGATCCTTTCGAGGGTGGGCTGACGATGAAGGCCCAGCCCGGCGACAAGCCGATCCAGCGACTCGCGGCGATGAGCGGCGGCGAGAAGTCCCTGACGGCGCTCGCGTTCATCTTCGCGATCCAGCGACACAACCCGGCCCCGTTCTACGCGCTGGACGAGGTCGACGCGTTTCTCGACGCGGCCAACGCCGACCTCGTCGGCGAGATGGTCGACGAACTCGCGGGCGAGGCCCAGTTCGTCGTCGTCTCCCACCGCTCGGCGATGCTCGAGCGCTCAGAGCGCGCCATCGGCGTCACGATGCAGGGCGACAACGTGAGTAGCGTGACGGGGATCGATCTGACCGAGGAGGTGCCCGCGGATGACTGA
- a CDS encoding segregation/condensation protein A: MVNEQETEPEQQRTRPDGGTDVLTQSGGPTEPSLDDDGEVEPVEVLVGLAADDEIDPWDIDVVRVTDKFLERLDEADLRTSGRALFYASVLLRMKSDALLADDEPDDEPGAADEPTDPWADDLPAGEDDPFDALEDEMDRRLDRKRARGTPDTLEDLVRELREAERSADWKESREYDTSDSPRGFRRGTQELDYRMDDDMRDDSEPTVEDVTGTAHAENVDELVEAVATEVERHFDAGRDAVLFAEVDDSAGSRIETFLGLLFLSNQGRIVLDQDEYFGDLWIQPPDATSAA; the protein is encoded by the coding sequence ATGGTGAACGAACAGGAAACCGAACCCGAACAGCAGCGAACACGGCCGGACGGCGGGACAGACGTGCTGACGCAGTCCGGCGGTCCCACCGAGCCATCACTCGACGACGACGGCGAGGTCGAACCAGTCGAGGTGCTGGTCGGCCTGGCGGCGGACGACGAGATCGACCCGTGGGACATCGACGTGGTGCGAGTGACCGACAAGTTCCTCGAACGCCTCGACGAGGCCGACCTCCGGACGTCCGGGCGGGCGTTGTTCTACGCCAGTGTCCTGTTGCGGATGAAAAGCGACGCGCTGCTGGCGGACGACGAGCCCGACGACGAACCTGGGGCAGCGGACGAACCGACTGATCCGTGGGCCGACGATCTTCCGGCGGGTGAGGACGATCCATTCGACGCGCTGGAAGACGAGATGGATCGACGACTCGACCGCAAGCGTGCCCGCGGGACGCCCGACACGCTCGAAGACCTCGTCCGGGAACTCCGGGAGGCCGAACGCTCGGCCGACTGGAAGGAGTCCAGGGAGTACGACACCAGCGACTCCCCGCGTGGATTCCGTCGGGGGACCCAGGAACTCGACTACCGGATGGACGACGACATGCGCGACGATTCGGAGCCGACCGTCGAAGACGTGACCGGGACGGCCCACGCTGAGAACGTCGACGAACTCGTCGAGGCCGTCGCCACGGAGGTCGAGCGGCACTTCGACGCCGGGCGCGACGCGGTGTTGTTCGCCGAGGTCGACGATTCCGCCGGCTCCCGTATCGAGACGTTCCTCGGCCTGCTCTTTCTGTCCAACCAGGGCCGGATCGTTCTCGACCAGGACGAGTACTTCGGTGATCTCTGGATTCAACCGCCGGACGCGACCTCGGCCGCGTGA
- a CDS encoding AEC family transporter — protein MSALELSSLVGIFGTAILPIIAIAAAGFALGRAKDVDAGPLNTITVYVLVPALVFHTLVTTPMSGETVVLVAVGVLAVTVVMLAIAGGVGRLAGRTEPLLGAFLLTAAFANSGNFGIPLSEFAFGATGRSTAVLYAAVQGVLLYTLGTYVAARGSGGALAGVRRAARIPLVYAVIVALGVRWLGLAPPTGSAAMETLQLVGDSSIPVMLLILGIQLSGTDYGAAIGQVGLSNLLKLAVAPVVAVGVALVLGFENQTVARVFVLESAGPAAVTPIILLGEFSERGDGPIGPAEFASTAILTSTLLSIPMLTVLIALLKAGVVI, from the coding sequence GTGTCCGCGCTCGAACTGTCGTCGCTCGTGGGTATCTTCGGAACGGCCATCCTCCCGATTATCGCGATCGCCGCCGCCGGGTTCGCGCTCGGGCGGGCCAAAGACGTCGACGCCGGGCCGCTGAACACGATCACGGTCTACGTGCTGGTACCGGCCCTGGTCTTTCATACGCTGGTGACGACGCCCATGAGCGGCGAGACCGTCGTTCTCGTGGCGGTCGGCGTCCTCGCGGTGACGGTGGTCATGCTCGCCATCGCCGGCGGAGTCGGGCGACTCGCCGGCCGGACCGAACCCTTACTCGGCGCGTTCCTCCTGACGGCTGCTTTCGCCAACTCCGGGAACTTCGGCATTCCACTCTCGGAGTTCGCCTTCGGCGCGACCGGTCGGAGCACGGCCGTCCTCTATGCGGCGGTCCAGGGCGTCCTTCTGTACACCCTCGGCACCTATGTCGCAGCACGCGGCAGCGGCGGAGCGCTGGCGGGTGTCCGTCGCGCGGCCCGGATCCCGCTGGTGTACGCGGTCATCGTCGCGCTGGGTGTCCGCTGGCTCGGGCTCGCCCCGCCGACCGGCTCGGCGGCTATGGAGACCCTCCAGCTCGTCGGCGACTCCTCGATCCCGGTGATGCTGCTCATCCTGGGGATCCAACTCTCGGGGACGGATTACGGCGCAGCCATCGGCCAGGTCGGGCTCTCGAACCTGCTCAAACTCGCGGTCGCGCCGGTCGTCGCCGTCGGGGTCGCGCTCGTCCTCGGGTTCGAAAATCAGACAGTAGCGCGCGTGTTCGTCCTCGAATCCGCCGGCCCCGCCGCGGTCACGCCGATCATTCTACTCGGTGAATTCAGCGAGCGTGGCGACGGGCCGATCGGCCCGGCAGAATTCGCGAGTACCGCCATCCTGACGTCGACACTCCTGAGTATCCCGATGTTGACGGTCCTGATCGCACTCCTCAAGGCGGGCGTCGTGATCTGA